One Tenrec ecaudatus isolate mTenEca1 chromosome 12, mTenEca1.hap1, whole genome shotgun sequence DNA segment encodes these proteins:
- the LOC142422323 gene encoding intraflagellar transport protein 20 homolog gives MAKDILGEAGLHFDELNKLRVLDPEVTQQTIELKEECKDFVDKIGQFQKIVGGLIGLVDQLAKEAENEKMKAIGARNLLKSIAKQREAQQQQLQALIAEKKMQLESDG, from the exons ATGGCCAAGGACATCCTGGGGGAAGCAGGGCTGCACTTCGATGAGCTGAACAAGCTGCGGGTGTTGGACCCAGAGGTCACGCAGCAGACCATAGAGCTCAAGGAGGAGTGCAAGGACTTTGTGGACAAAATCGGTCAGTTCCAGAAAATAGTTGGTGGCTTAATCGGGCTGGTGGACCAACTTGCAAaagaagcagaaaatgagaagatgAAGGCCATTGGTGCTCGGAACTTGCTGAAGTCTATAGCAAAGCAGAGAGaagcccagcagcagcagctccaggCACTAATAGCAGAGAAGAAAATGCAGCTAGAAAG TGATGGTTGA